The segment TTAGAACCTAGAGAAAAATCAAGGGGTTTCCCATCAAGATCACTGACTTTTCCTCCTGCTTCTTCAACGATAATCACTCCCGCAGCATGATCCCAAATATTCTCTTTTTTGGTTTTAAATTGAGGCAAAAGAACCCTTAAATAAAGATCCGCTTTTCCTCTCGCAATTTCGCTATACTTAGCTTGAGAATCCATTGATGTAGGCAGTTGAGTCCAACCTAGCATTTGATCAAGGATAGCTTGAACTGAGCGATCGCTATGGGTTGATTCTACACTTTCAATACGGACTAATTGCTTAGGATCACTGAAAGCATTAACCTGTATAGGGGTAAATTCGCCATTAGATAAGGAAATTTCGCCGACTCCTTGTCCTCGAACCGCGACAAAAATCACTCCTAGAGTTCCATCGGTGATAGAGGGTAACGCGGGACAACCCATTACCCCTAATTTAACTGTACCATTTTCAACTAACGCAAGGGCGATCGCGTATTGATCCCCTCGAATAAACCCTTTTGTCCCATCTATGGGGTCTAATGTCCAGTATCGGGGCGCAATTTGAGCATTTCCCCAATTAATCGCCTGAATAACTGCTTCTTGGGATATTTGAGGGGTGAGTTGCTGTACTTGAGCGGTAATTTGCCCTAAAATGGCTGAAAATTCGGGTTGAATGAGAATAGAAGCGTCTTCTTCTGCAATCACAGGATCTTGGGGAAAAGCCTCAGATAATGCCTGACAAATGACCGCTTGTGCGCCAAAATCAGCAATAGTGACGGGACTGGTATCGGCTTTCTGTAGCGTGGGAAATGCTTGACTATGGCGAACTTGTTGACAGAGTTTAGCTGCAGTGGTGACGGCGGCGATCGCTATTTTGGCTTCTTTATCTTGGATCATGGCTAGGCTATTATGGGTAAACGTATACAAAAATAACATTGAAGTTATACATAACGTTTACAGACAAATTGCAAGGACAGAAATTAAGCTTAAGTCGGATAAGAATTTAACCTGTCAAGACGGATTGTTTATGAAATCGACGTTTTAGACGTTTGACAAAATTGTCTTTACCAATGCTGGTGGAGGGGGTTTTGAGTCGGATAACCATACCTTCGCGTTGACGCAACAAACTCCTACTGGAACTCCTGTAGGAGTAGTACCTGAACCCTTAACGATTTTAGGTGCAGGAACAGCTTTAGAGTTTAGCACAACCTTTAAGCGCAAACTAACTCAAAAAAAAGCTAATAAAGATAATTGTTGTATAGACTCAATAACAGCTTAATATTCTCCCGTTATATAGCTACTCCGATATAATAGTAGCATTTTTCTGATTTTCGGTTATCGAAATAGGGGAAAGCTTGAAAGAGGCGATCGCTATTTTGGCTTCCTTATCTTGGATTATGGCTAGGCTATTATGAGTAAACGTATACAAAAATAACATCGAAGTTATACATAACGTTTATAGACAAATTTGAGGCTCATGAATTATACTTAAGTGGCATAAACAATTTAGACAAAATTAGTTAGGCTTAAGTACTTATGAGTGCCTATGGAAAATTAATTACACATTTTTAGTATCCATTGACCATAGCTGTACCTCGATTCTGTTGCCTGTTGCCTCTCTCAACTAGGTAGTCAGGTACATATAGCTACTTAATTCTCACCTCGGAACTCGATACCCCGAATTTAAGGTTAGCTTATCCCCAAAATTTGAGGGTGATTTAAGCTTTACGGGTAAGTCTTTAGATTTAGTGAAAGCCTAATGGTGGCTTAAAGTATCCGAGATATTATGTAATCCTAAGACCTGATCCGTAATCATACTCTGTTAAGAACTCATAACAACCATGAAAAAAACCATTAAAAGGCTAAGTTTATCTTTAGGGGTAATATTGATTGGAACCTTACCGTTCACCTTAGAGTATGCAGAAGCATTAATTTTAAGTGGAGGTTTTGGGTTATCTGGAATAGGAAACCTCAGCCCCTTTACAGGGTTTTCTGGCTTCTTCACAGGATCATTTTCAGACCCTTCTTTAAATCAAACAAGTGGTTCTTTAACAGAAGTTGTTCCCCCTTCTTCATCCTCTCCAGCCGATGCTTTCAGCATCTCTGATATTACTTTCACCCTGTCTAATACGGGTGCTCGGTTTTATGAAGCCAGCCCCATCGAAATCAATTTTGGACAACAAACCATTGGTGGCATAACTGATAATCTTGTCTTTTATGTTGATGAGGGAGTGTATCTCCGTACAGGAGGTAAAGTATCAGCTAGTGTTAGTTCGTTTAATCCTCTAAGTGCTTATACTACTTTTGGAGGAAATCTGACTGAATTTGAGGGAGCGATTCAAATTAACGACACTACCACCGGTGACGGAACTTTTGCCCTGTCTTTTACTGCGTTACCCTCACCATCTGTCACACCTCCTAACAATACCCCACCCGGCAACCAAGGAGCAGGTCCAGGCAATACCCCGCCCGGCAACCAAGGAGCAGGTCCAGGCAATACCCCACCCGGCAACCAAGGAGCAGGTCCAGGCAATACCCCACCCGGCAACCAAGGAGCAGGTCCAGGCAATACCCCACCCGGCAACCAAGGAGCAGGTCCAGGCAATACCCCACCCACAAGTGTTGTTACACCCCCTGTTATTGTAGTACCGCCTAATAATAATACAACAACCATTCCTGAACCAACGTCTCTTTTAGGCCTCCTGACGGTTGCGGGCTTAGGAATTGGTTCCGCTATTTCTAAGAGATCTAGTCGTTTCAAATAAGTTTGAGACACAGAAATAGAGAATAGTGATAGTTGTTTCCAATCTTTTGTGCTCACACAAAATGAATGATAGATGTACAAGGGTTTAACGTCAATAAAATGAAGTACTGACACACAACCCTTGCACTTATTGCAGTGTAAGATAGTTGGCAATCGTATATAGCACTTCTCACTCTGATGAGGCGCACTTAACACCTAGATGGTTTATGGGTGTGGAAACTAAGCCCCTACTTTTTTACCTCATGAGCATGGGAATTGCTATAATGTCTCCTAACGTATACAAAAATAATACTTTTTAGTTTAAACTTTTTGTCAATCTTTCTTTAAGGATAGTAATAGGAATTTGATAAAAATATTGACGCTGAAATTGTTCTTCCTCAATCGCTTCAAGGAATTGATTAATTTTTTGTTGGACATCATTGCTGACTTCTCCTAACCATTGAAATTGTAATTGATCTTGTTTATGGGATAAAGTAAACCCTACATGAGATAAGGTTTCTAAACCTAAATTAAGACTGCGATCGCTAATATCTAGTTTTTCCGTTAACTGTTGTTTAGTAACGCTTTCTTGGGTACGACTAACATATTTAGCTATTCCGACTAATTGTTGCCAAACCTGTTGAGAATTTAGGTTTTCTGGAGAAGAATAGGCAAGGACAAGTTTAGTTTCTTGTTGCTGGCTTTTTCGATAAATTTGATGTAATTCATTCCAAGTTTTGGGACAACTTTTTAAGACGTTATAATCAGGGTTAATTGTTTCTAAAATCTGTTGATTTCGACAGTCTAACAAAGACATTCCTTGTTGATTTTGTTGATTAGTTTCAAGATTAAAAACGGTATCTCTAATAGCAATTAAGCGAACTTCATAACGTTTACTGTAGGAATTATAATCTAATTCGACAATAGCATCTTGCGGTTTATTTTGGGGCAAATCTTCTTTATAATGACCCCACCAAACCCCAGGAAAACCTTGATTACTATACTCGTCATACATTTCAAATTTAGTTCTAATATATTGTATTTTATCACCTCGCAAATCTTTAGAATTATAATTGATAATGTTGTCAAACCAACAGTTTTGAATTAAAAGCTTAGGAACTCGATTTCCCATCCCACAAGGTTCTAAGAGTTTCAGTTCTCTAAAAAGAAATTGCCCTAAATCAGCAACTGTTACTACTAAATCTGCTTCAATAGTTGTTTTTAATAAACTAATATCATGAACCGTTTGACGTAATTTTTGGTTAATACTTTCCTTGAAAATTGAGAGGTTTTCAAGCGGTAAACTTAACCCTGCTGCAAAGGGATGTCCTCCAAAACGATAGAGCAAATATTTTTGAGAGGACACTAATTCATACAAATCAATTTGATTGACGGAACGCGCTGATCCTCTTGCTAATTTTACACCGTTTTCGCCTAACTTTTCTGTTTCTGCTGTTGTTAATAAAATCGTAGGACGACCATATTCTTGAGCAATTTGTCCTGCTACTAATCCTAATACACCATTCGGCCATTGAGGATCGTCTAAAACAATAACTCCCGTGGTTGATAAGTCAAGTTGATCGAGTTTTTTCTTAACATCTTTAATCACCGTTTGCTGTAATGCTTTGCGTCTGGTATTAGCTAATTCTGTCTCTAAAGCTAACTGTTGACAACGTTCTTGATCCCGACTGGTGAGTAATTCCACGGCAAAGGTAGCATCTCCATGAATGCGACTAATCGCGTTAATTCTCGGACCAATACCATAGGAAATATCCGTAGGACGATCACCACTTCTTTTACAATATTCTAATAATTTAGCAATCCCTGGACGGGTAGGAAATTGTCGTTGTTTTTGCAATTGTTCAATCCCTTTTTGCGCTAAATAACGACAGTCCCCGCGCAATTCGACTAAATCTGCAATTAACCCAATAGCGACTAAATCTAATAAATTTTCTAGGGGTTGTTGCGGAATTTCTGGATAAGTCTCATAGAACGCTTGCACTAACTTGTAAGCTACCGCTACTCCTGATAAATTAAACAGGGGATGATTATTAGAAAAATAGCGAGGATTAATAATAGCAATAACCGGGGGACGATCATCAGGTAACGTATGATGATCAGTAATAATAATATCAAGTCCTAAC is part of the Rippkaea orientalis PCC 8801 genome and harbors:
- a CDS encoding PEP-CTERM sorting domain-containing protein, translated to MTQQTPTGTPVGVVPEPLTILGAGTALEFSTTFKRKLTQKKANKDNCCIDSITA
- a CDS encoding 3'(2'),5'-bisphosphate nucleotidase, which translates into the protein MLFLYTFTHNSLAMIQDKEAKIAIAAVTTAAKLCQQVRHSQAFPTLQKADTSPVTIADFGAQAVICQALSEAFPQDPVIAEEDASILIQPEFSAILGQITAQVQQLTPQISQEAVIQAINWGNAQIAPRYWTLDPIDGTKGFIRGDQYAIALALVENGTVKLGVMGCPALPSITDGTLGVIFVAVRGQGVGEISLSNGEFTPIQVNAFSDPKQLVRIESVESTHSDRSVQAILDQMLGWTQLPTSMDSQAKYSEIARGKADLYLRVLLPQFKTKKENIWDHAAGVIIVEEAGGKVSDLDGKPLDFSLGSKLSENRGILANNGIIHQQVLEMIAEIEKY
- the recJ gene encoding single-stranded-DNA-specific exonuclease RecJ, which gives rise to MNPLQPQWQILPSLSVPLWFREIVKRYTPDSTGEYAAQLLWQRGIQDKDELLGFLDANAYHPSSPFAFGQEMKRAVERLKKAYETKEKVTIWGDFDADGITATSVLWEGLGQFFIPHLQLNYYIPNRLTESHGLNCQGIDQLATAGTQLIVTCDTGSTNLAEIDYANRLGLDIIITDHHTLPDDRPPVIAIINPRYFSNNHPLFNLSGVAVAYKLVQAFYETYPEIPQQPLENLLDLVAIGLIADLVELRGDCRYLAQKGIEQLQKQRQFPTRPGIAKLLEYCKRSGDRPTDISYGIGPRINAISRIHGDATFAVELLTSRDQERCQQLALETELANTRRKALQQTVIKDVKKKLDQLDLSTTGVIVLDDPQWPNGVLGLVAGQIAQEYGRPTILLTTAETEKLGENGVKLARGSARSVNQIDLYELVSSQKYLLYRFGGHPFAAGLSLPLENLSIFKESINQKLRQTVHDISLLKTTIEADLVVTVADLGQFLFRELKLLEPCGMGNRVPKLLIQNCWFDNIINYNSKDLRGDKIQYIRTKFEMYDEYSNQGFPGVWWGHYKEDLPQNKPQDAIVELDYNSYSKRYEVRLIAIRDTVFNLETNQQNQQGMSLLDCRNQQILETINPDYNVLKSCPKTWNELHQIYRKSQQQETKLVLAYSSPENLNSQQVWQQLVGIAKYVSRTQESVTKQQLTEKLDISDRSLNLGLETLSHVGFTLSHKQDQLQFQWLGEVSNDVQQKINQFLEAIEEEQFQRQYFYQIPITILKERLTKSLN
- a CDS encoding PEP-CTERM sorting domain-containing protein (PEP-CTERM proteins occur, often in large numbers, in the proteomes of bacteria that also encode an exosortase, a predicted intramembrane cysteine proteinase. The presence of a PEP-CTERM domain at a protein's C-terminus predicts cleavage within the sorting domain, followed by covalent anchoring to some some component of the (usually Gram-negative) cell surface. Many PEP-CTERM proteins exhibit an unusual sequence composition that includes large numbers of potential glycosylation sites. Expression of one such protein has been shown restore the ability of a bacterium to form floc, a type of biofilm.); translation: MKKTIKRLSLSLGVILIGTLPFTLEYAEALILSGGFGLSGIGNLSPFTGFSGFFTGSFSDPSLNQTSGSLTEVVPPSSSSPADAFSISDITFTLSNTGARFYEASPIEINFGQQTIGGITDNLVFYVDEGVYLRTGGKVSASVSSFNPLSAYTTFGGNLTEFEGAIQINDTTTGDGTFALSFTALPSPSVTPPNNTPPGNQGAGPGNTPPGNQGAGPGNTPPGNQGAGPGNTPPGNQGAGPGNTPPGNQGAGPGNTPPTSVVTPPVIVVPPNNNTTTIPEPTSLLGLLTVAGLGIGSAISKRSSRFK